From Halichoerus grypus chromosome 6, mHalGry1.hap1.1, whole genome shotgun sequence, one genomic window encodes:
- the MEIG1 gene encoding meiosis expressed gene 1 protein homolog: protein MASSDMKPKSISRAKKWSEEIENLYRFQQAGYRDEIEYKQVKQVSMVDRWPETGYVKKLQRRDNTFYYYNKQRECDDKEVHKVKIYAY, encoded by the exons ATGGCTAGTTCTGACATGAAACCAAAATCAATAAGTCGTGccaaaaaatggtcagaagagatagaaaatctgTACAGATTTCAGCAAGCAGGATATCGGGATGAAATTGAATATAAGCAAGTGAAACAAGTTTCTATG GTAGATCGTTGGCCAGAGACGGGATACGTGAAGAAACTCCAGAGAAGGGACAATACTTTCTATTACTACAACAAACAGAGGGAGTGTGATGACAAGGAAGTCCACAAAGTAAAAATTTATGCTTACTAG